AGACGGTTGCGAACGATACCGTTGCGTCACGGTCCGATGATCCGCCAAAACCGTCGGTTAGGCAGAAAGAATCGAACGATTCCGAGACTAGGCCCCTCGATGGAGAGGAGGCCAAGAGCCTCTCTGAAGAGGTCAACCTCAGCGCACTGCCCACCCTCAGCGAATCGGAACGTCTCCGCCTGGATTTGCCCAAGCTCAAGATCAACATGGTGGGTCTCTCCACAAAACGCCAGCCGCATCCCTCGGCCCTTATCAACCTCAACAAAGTCTATGTTGGCGAGAACATCCCCAACACCGACGCTCGCCTTATCGCCGTCGAACTTCGCGGCGTCGGCATCGAGATCAACGGACGCAGATATTTCCTGCCCAAGTGAACCGGGTTCCGCATTCGGTTTGCGTACCACTCGGAGTCTTCGAGCATCGAACATCCGGCCCGTGCACACGAATGGAGCGAAGCGCCCACCTTGCGGCAGGCGCCCTCAATGACGTTCTGAACCTGGTGCTTCCAGCCGATTGATCTACATCAGGCCGTCAATTCGCGCGAGTTGAATCTTGCAGAAAACAATGCGAGCGCCCTGCTCTCTGAAGGCGCTCGCATTTGATTATGCTCTGATTGACTCTCTTGGACTAATAGAATTAGGAGGCGTTGGCTGCGATGCGAGCCATTTCCTCAGTTACAGGGAAACTGTCACTGGGGTACTTGGTGTAGCTCACATGTCCGTCCATGTACAAGACATTTGACCCTCCCGGGATATGGTTAAAGTCGCGCGTAGTAGCGCTAAGTACGTCCCACTCCACAGGCAGCTCAGATTGAGCCTTTGCGGAGGCCGCAGGATTATTGATATCGGAAATGTAGAAACGCTCAATGCCTTCACGAAGGCGATAAACCGTCACTTCTCCAAGTGTCGGATGATCCACAACCAAATCCGAATCAGGTTCGGTAAAGACTGGCACTAATGCTCCAGAAGGAAACGCCGTAAGCGCAGAGCTGTCCCAGGTGGGTGCTTGGAATCCTGGCCAATTCTGAAGCAGGGAATTGCTAAATACAGCGAAGCCAATGTATGTATACGACGCATCGCCCTGAGCCGCCCACTTTCCTGAACCGTCAGGCAGAACATCTAGTTCTCCTGTGGTGTCATTTACCCAGTTACCATCGGTGTTTGGTTCCAGCGGCGACAGACCTTCCGGGTCTGATGGGCAAATCGTTACCTTTGCGTCAGTCAGGTACTCTGGATAGATAGACTTGGGTTCCGGCATCCAACAAATCTCGCCAGCAGAAGACAACGAGACTTTCGGCGGGAACTTCTCGCCCTTGGATTCATTTGAATACATCTTATACACCAACCCCAACTGCTTGAGATTGTTCTGGCATGACGCCCTGCGGGCTGCTTCGCGTGCACGTGCCAATGCGGGAAGAAGGATGGCGGCAAGAATGCCTATGATGGCGATAACTACAAGCAACTCGATCAAGGTAAAACCTCTACTGCCTCGCTTCGACATACAGAATCTCCTTTATGTCACCTGACTCCATTACCGGTTCGACATATCGCAAAGCAATGCTCCGACGGAACACCCGACGAAGCTGAATCCCTATCCGCTTCTTGCGCGAAGCCCCGTCAACACCAGGCTCCTGTTTGAACGTCTCATACACAGAGCGTCGCAAAAAGCGATTCAAGAATTCATTTGCCGTAACCGCACCAGGACCTCCGCACCCCCGAGCCCACACAAACCCGCAATGCTTGGCCGATCCACCCATACCAACATCGAACCAGGCAATCCGCTTTACGGAGATTCACTTTCTTGCTTGCTATAATGAGTATAACAGAGAGCGTCTCCACGTCAATACGCAAGTTTGCATCGCGCCAACTGTACTGGCTTTCTGGACACTTCGTGTGCTCTCGCCATTCAACGGCAAATACAATTACATTGGTGCGCGTGAATTGCCTTGTCGCTGAAGCTCCCCAGCAATCGACGCGTTGACACTGCCCATACTCCACGGCAGAATACTGGCACGCTTCACTGAAAGGTATTTAGCGGGCGCCTGGGTCGCATGCTTTACCGTCGCCTTGAAAGGAAGGAAATGCCCATTTGGTCTCGCGAATTCACTCTTGAGGTTCTGAACGGATTCTCCGAAGGCACCATCCTGGAGCATCTGGAGATCGTCTTCACTGAGATAGGTCCGGACTTCGTTAAGGCCACCATGCCGGTGCACGAGAAGACCTTCCAAATCGCGGGACTCTTGCACGGCGGCGCATCGGTCGTGCTCGCGGAAACTCTGGGCAGCGTGGCCTCGTACATGTGCATCGATCAGGAACATTTCACATGCGTGGGCATCGAAGTCAATGCGAATCATGTCCGATCGGTGAATTCAGGACTTGTGACCGGCATTGCCCGTCCGCTTCACCTGGGCCGTTCGACCCACGTGTGGGA
The window above is part of the Candidatus Hydrogenedentota bacterium genome. Proteins encoded here:
- a CDS encoding DUF1559 domain-containing protein, yielding MSKRGSRGFTLIELLVVIAIIGILAAILLPALARAREAARRASCQNNLKQLGLVYKMYSNESKGEKFPPKVSLSSAGEICWMPEPKSIYPEYLTDAKVTICPSDPEGLSPLEPNTDGNWVNDTTGELDVLPDGSGKWAAQGDASYTYIGFAVFSNSLLQNWPGFQAPTWDSSALTAFPSGALVPVFTEPDSDLVVDHPTLGEVTVYRLREGIERFYISDINNPAASAKAQSELPVEWDVLSATTRDFNHIPGGSNVLYMDGHVSYTKYPSDSFPVTEEMARIAANAS
- a CDS encoding hotdog fold thioesterase, with amino-acid sequence MPIWSREFTLEVLNGFSEGTILEHLEIVFTEIGPDFVKATMPVHEKTFQIAGLLHGGASVVLAETLGSVASYMCIDQEHFTCVGIEVNANHVRSVNSGLVTGIARPLHLGRSTHVWETKIFDDREKLISVGRLTVAVIPIKG